In the genome of Notamacropus eugenii isolate mMacEug1 chromosome 5, mMacEug1.pri_v2, whole genome shotgun sequence, one region contains:
- the BTG4 gene encoding protein BTG4 isoform X1, whose translation MKDEIATTIFFITRLVKKSDKLSKQQIEEFAAKLMAILFETYRTHWYPDIPSKGQAFRCIRINKQQKKDPLLERACAESNVNFFHLGLPKEMTIWVDPFEVCCRYGEKNRPFIVACFKGRQEEWEISQQISYAVSKVTSDYYSGTSSDEDTCGREPQVIPKVKNPKSIYQVEYFKQPLQTWFQYSRKKNMTDGRPNLPGSTFYVPYKIHKCYRPAAVFPGPRVDRYHWVNTNRQSS comes from the exons atgaaagatgaaattgCCACAACAATTTTCTTCATCACAAGATTGGTGAAAAAATCTGATAAGTTGAGTAAGCAACAAATAGAAGAATTTGCAGCTAAGCTGATGGCAATACTGTTTGAGACATACAGAACACACTGGTACCCAGACATTCCTTCTAAAGGGCAAGCTTTCAG GTGTATCAGGATaaataaacaacagaaaaaagatCCCCTTCTGGAGAGGGCATGTGCTGAAAgtaatgtgaatttttttcacCTGGGACTTCCAAAGGAGATGACCATATGGGTAGATCCCTTTGAAGTGTGCTGTAG GTATGGTGAGAAAAATCGTCCATTTATAGTTGCTTGTTTTAAAGGCAGGCAGGaagaatgggaaatatctcagcAGATCAGTTATGCTGTCAGTAAAGTCACATCTGACTACTATTCTGGCACTTCCTCTGATGAGGATACATGTGGCAGAGAGCCTCAAGTAATTCCTAAAGTCAAAaatccaaaaagcatttatcag GTTGAGTATTTCAAGCAGCCCCTCCAAACTTGGTTCCAATATTCCCGTAAAAAGAATATGACTGACGGGCGCCCCAACCTCCCAGGAAGTACCTTTTATGTCCCATACAAGATCCACAAGTGCTACAGGCCTGCTGCTGTGTTTCCAGGACCCCGGGTGGATAGGTACCATTGGGTCAACACAAATCGACAAAGTAGCTAA
- the BTG4 gene encoding protein BTG4 isoform X3 translates to MKDEIATTIFFITRLVKKSDKLSKQQIEEFAAKLMAILFETYRTHWYPDIPSKGQAFRYGEKNRPFIVACFKGRQEEWEISQQISYAVSKVTSDYYSGTSSDEDTCGREPQVIPKVKNPKSIYQVEYFKQPLQTWFQYSRKKNMTDGRPNLPGSTFYVPYKIHKCYRPAAVFPGPRVDRYHWVNTNRQSS, encoded by the exons atgaaagatgaaattgCCACAACAATTTTCTTCATCACAAGATTGGTGAAAAAATCTGATAAGTTGAGTAAGCAACAAATAGAAGAATTTGCAGCTAAGCTGATGGCAATACTGTTTGAGACATACAGAACACACTGGTACCCAGACATTCCTTCTAAAGGGCAAGCTTTCAG GTATGGTGAGAAAAATCGTCCATTTATAGTTGCTTGTTTTAAAGGCAGGCAGGaagaatgggaaatatctcagcAGATCAGTTATGCTGTCAGTAAAGTCACATCTGACTACTATTCTGGCACTTCCTCTGATGAGGATACATGTGGCAGAGAGCCTCAAGTAATTCCTAAAGTCAAAaatccaaaaagcatttatcag GTTGAGTATTTCAAGCAGCCCCTCCAAACTTGGTTCCAATATTCCCGTAAAAAGAATATGACTGACGGGCGCCCCAACCTCCCAGGAAGTACCTTTTATGTCCCATACAAGATCCACAAGTGCTACAGGCCTGCTGCTGTGTTTCCAGGACCCCGGGTGGATAGGTACCATTGGGTCAACACAAATCGACAAAGTAGCTAA